TCCTAAATTTTCTGTCAGTGTGGTGTAGCCTCTGATATCAGAGAATAAAATGGTTACCTCTTTACGTTCACCCACCATTAAAGCATCTTCCCCAAGTGCCATCACCTGTTCTGCAACACCAGGAGTCAGGTAGCGGTACATTGTTGTTTTCATCCGTTTTTCCTGGCTAATATCTTCTAACACCACCAAACCCCCTCGGACTCCTCCTTCTGGATTTGTTAAGGGGTTGACTGTAAGATTAATACTGCGGTCAATTTTTTGAATTGACGACTCATGAAGTAAGGATGAAAGGGGTGTAAGAGGTTGATTCCAGGGAATAAAAACTTGCGGGTTATTGCGATCGCTTATTGCTAAAATGCAGACTCCTGGTTCTTGTGCGGATATAGCCGAATCTTGTAGAGATGCTGTGTACAAAGTCTCCACATATAACCCAACGGTTAAACTTTGTTCTGGCACGTAATGTCTTGCGCCACATTTTAGGCTATCTTGCAGTCTGAATTGCAAATTCTCAATAGGTACAACTTCCCAAACTAAACGACCTATCAAATTTTGTTCCCAATCATACTTAATATTTTTACCGTTCAATTCACGTAAAGGACATCCCAATAACTGTAGTGCTGCATCATTAATAGTAACAATTCTTCCTTCCATATCTGTAGAAATAACGGCATCAGAAAGGCTTTGCAAAATATCTTTTTGATACTGTTTTTCTAGCAATACATTTTCAAACAGGCGGGCATTTTCCAAAGCAATTCCTGCTTGAATATTAAAAGCTCGCATAAATTCTTCATCCGAAGCTGTAAAACTACCTTGCTGCTTGTTAATTAATTGTGTAACGCCAATGAGTTCATTGGCAGAATTAAAGACTGGCAAACATAAAATATTGCGAGTTACATACCCTGTTTTTTGGTCTATACTTGGATCGAAACGCGGATCTTTATAAGCATCAGGAATATTCAGTGCTTCACCTGTAGATGCAACATAACCAGCAATACCTTTAGTGGCAGATATACCAATTTCTATCATAGTTTTGCCATCAGCTGCTGCCACCTTAGTCCACAGTTCCCCCATTTCTTTACGATGTAAAAACAGCGTACTGCGGTCTGCCTGCATTAAAATTCGGGCTTGTTCCATCACTATTTGCAAAGTTGCTTCTAAATCTAAACTTTGCCCCAGTGTTTGCGTCGCACGTAAAAGAGCCGTTGCACCTCGTTGATTGCGGGCAGCTACATAAAAAGATTGGCAGCTTTCTAAGATAATACCAATTGATGCCGCAAAATCTCGAAAGCGTTCCTCATCCTCAGCATTAAACGGAAGATCTCCTGTTTTATTTGCTAGTTGTACGACTGCTACAATTTGATTTTTGCTACTTAAGACGGGCATACATAAAATATTACGTATCTTGTAGCCCATTTGCTTTTCTAATTCCGGGCTAAAAAGAGGGTGGGAATGGGTTTCCAATATATTTAGACATTCACCTGTACTAGCAACATGACCGGGAATTCCAACATTAATGGGCGTGCGAATTTCTAAAAGTTTATGAATATTCTCTTGGGGCACTTTTGACCATAATTGACCTTTGTCGTGGTCAACAAGAAAAATTGTGGTATGCTGGGCTTGAAGAATTTGACCAATTTTCAGCGTAATTGCCTCTAGCACCTTTTCTAACATGGTTTCTAGAGCTTCATTGTTAATAAGTTCGATGGCTCTCAGAAACTGCTGAAATTCAGCTGTTATAAAATCTAGCAAGCAAACAAACTCATTAACGGATAGGTCTTTGACACGGCGCAATAGGGCGTTTGTGCGGTTAACTTGAGTGAGTTCTGTTAATGTAGCCAGGACGCTACCAGTATTTAGGAGTGTCATGGAATATTTGGTTGGTTGTTAGTTGTTGGTTGTTAGTTGTTGGTTGTTAGTTGTTGGTTGTTAGTTGTTGGTTGTTAGTTGTTGGTTGTTAGTTGTTGGTTGTTAATTTTATTTAGAGATTTATTTAGGTGGTTAGCTACTAACCACTAACCACTAACCACTAACCACTAACCTTCTGATAGTAAGTTTGTAACTGACGTGTTGCAGCTGCCCAACCCCAACGTTCTGCCTCTTTTCGGGCATTTTGACGGATAGTTTCTCGTTCTTGTTGCTGTTGCAGAAGACGAATGGTGGCTGCAACAGCACTTTGAACATCGGCGTCTGGTTCAAAAAGATACCCGTTGACCCCATCTGTTACAATATCAGGAATTCCACCTGAACGTGCAGCAACAACTGGACACCCTGCTGCCATCGCTTCTAAAAGGACTAATCCTAATGTTTCTGTACGGGAAGGAAAAATAAAGGCATCAGCGCTTGCAAAAGCAGAAGCTAATTCTTTGCCAACGAGATAACCAACAAAATGCGTATTTGTTCCGGCGAAGTGTTTCTCTAGTGTTTGACGATGAGGACCATCCCCTACTAATGCTAACCGTGCTTCGGGTATAGCTTCCAATATAGGTCTGATACGCTCAATTTCCTTTTCAGCCGAAAGACGACCCACATATAGTAATAACGGACTTTCTGGATAATTTTGCGATAGGCGCGATCGCATTTTTTGACATACATTGTCTGGATGAAATGATTCTGTATCCACTCCTCTTTGCCATAAATAAACCCTTTCAATACCGTGTGACGTCAATTCTTGCATCATGGCTGTGGAAGTACACAAATTCAGAGATGCTTGATTGTGAGATGCTTTCAGCAGTTCCCACAGTAATCCTTCTAACATTCCCAAACCATAATGTTGAAGATACTGTGGTAGATGTGTATGGTAAGACGCAACGAGAGGGATGTTTAGGTATTTGCTGTGGAATATACCAGCTAACCCCAAAACCGCCGGATTTACCACGTGAATTATGTCTGGCTTGAACTCCTCTAACGTATGACCGATTGCTGGGCGAGGTAGTGCCATTTTTAACTCTGGGTAAAGTGGTAAGGGGAAACCTGAGACTCCATATACTCTAGCTCCTTTGTATTCAATTATGCCACCATCAGGAGCAATAACTAGAACTTGGTTTCCATGACGCTGAAGATGGTCAACGGTATGACTTAAGCGTGTCACTATGCCGTCTACTTTGGGCAGAAAGGTTTCAGTGAATAGAGCGATTCTCATATAAAATTATTTCAGTACAGGCAACAAAACCCATGTCTAAAGGATGAAGGATGAAGGACAAAGGATGAAGGATAAAGAACGAAAAAGAAACACAATTTGGTTATATCTACCAATTGTGTTTTGAATAGATGTATACATCTATTTTCCTAATCTTTCAATCAATTCAGATGTCTTTTTTTCTACTTCATACTTGATGCTTTATACTTCATCCTTCAGATTGCCCTAATTTCTTCGCCAAGAGACTTTAGGCAAAATTTGGTGTTTATCAACTCGATTTTGGTACTTAATGGAGAAATTCAGTAGAGAATCGAGTAACGAGTCAGAAAGATAATGAGGTTGCAACCCAAGATCCAAAAGCTTGGTGTTTTTAGCGTTGAAGTAATGCTCTTCTTTCTCAACCCTGGGATTTTCTAAGTGATTAATTTCCACATTCAGTCCCAGTGCGTTACCAGCTTTCTTCACCATCATTGCTAAATCGCCAACACTAAATAGTTCGGTGAACTGGTTAAAGACGCGGAATTCACCAGGCTGTGCTGGATTGGCTACAGCAATTTCGACACACCTCACTGTATCTCGAATATCTAAGAATCCTCGAGTTTGACCGCCTTTGCCGTAAACTGTTAGGGGATGTTTAATAGCTGCTTGGATACAGAAGCGATTCAGTGCCGTTCCGAATACGCCATCGTAATCTAGACGGTTGATCAACATTTCATCCATGCCTGTTTCTTCTGTCAAAACACCATAAACAACCCCCTGATTCAGGTCTGTGGCTCGCAATCCCCAAATTCGACACGCAAAGTGGATGTTGTGGCTGTCATGAACTTTGCTTAAATGATACATTGAACCGGGCTGTTTGGGGTAGGGTAGAGTATCCTTTCTCCCGTTGTGCTCGATTGTGATGTATCCTTCTTCAATATCGATATTGGGTGTTCCATATTCTCCCATTGTCCCTAGTTTTACTAGATGACAGTCTGGGAAGTCTTCCCGCATGGCATACAACAAGTTTAAAGTCCCAACTACGTTATTGATTTGGGTAAAAACTGCGTGTTCGCGGTCAATCATTGAATAAGGCGCAGATCTTTGTTCGCCAAAATGCACGATCGCTTCTGGCTGAAATTTGTGCAGCGCTTTACTCAAAAACTCGTAGTTAGTAATATCCCCAATAAACAGGTCAATAGATTTACCTGTCAAATCGTACCAGCGCTGAATTCGATGTTGAATTGGTGCGATCGGAGTCAGAGTGTCTACTCCCAACTCGTTGTCCCAATGCCGTCGCACTAAACTGTCTAAAATACCAACTTCATAACCTCGATTTGAAAGGTAAAGTGCGGTTGCCCAACCGCAATAACCATCGCCACCAATAACCAGGACTTTCATTTTCACCAAGTTTTTACTCGCTGATAGCTAAATCTATCAGGTTTGTGGCACCTCTAATCATGAAAGATTGAGCAATGGGCAATGGGCAATGGGCAATGGGCATGGGGCATGGGGTAATGGGAATTTAATAGCTTTTCACAATGCCCAATTCGCCATGCCCAATTCCTTAACATTAAGAAATGTTACAAAAATGCCGTCAAAACG
This genomic interval from Scytonema hofmannii PCC 7110 contains the following:
- a CDS encoding glycosyltransferase family 4 protein — encoded protein: MRIALFTETFLPKVDGIVTRLSHTVDHLQRHGNQVLVIAPDGGIIEYKGARVYGVSGFPLPLYPELKMALPRPAIGHTLEEFKPDIIHVVNPAVLGLAGIFHSKYLNIPLVASYHTHLPQYLQHYGLGMLEGLLWELLKASHNQASLNLCTSTAMMQELTSHGIERVYLWQRGVDTESFHPDNVCQKMRSRLSQNYPESPLLLYVGRLSAEKEIERIRPILEAIPEARLALVGDGPHRQTLEKHFAGTNTHFVGYLVGKELASAFASADAFIFPSRTETLGLVLLEAMAAGCPVVAARSGGIPDIVTDGVNGYLFEPDADVQSAVAATIRLLQQQQERETIRQNARKEAERWGWAAATRQLQTYYQKVSG
- a CDS encoding GAF domain-containing protein, yielding MTLLNTGSVLATLTELTQVNRTNALLRRVKDLSVNEFVCLLDFITAEFQQFLRAIELINNEALETMLEKVLEAITLKIGQILQAQHTTIFLVDHDKGQLWSKVPQENIHKLLEIRTPINVGIPGHVASTGECLNILETHSHPLFSPELEKQMGYKIRNILCMPVLSSKNQIVAVVQLANKTGDLPFNAEDEERFRDFAASIGIILESCQSFYVAARNQRGATALLRATQTLGQSLDLEATLQIVMEQARILMQADRSTLFLHRKEMGELWTKVAAADGKTMIEIGISATKGIAGYVASTGEALNIPDAYKDPRFDPSIDQKTGYVTRNILCLPVFNSANELIGVTQLINKQQGSFTASDEEFMRAFNIQAGIALENARLFENVLLEKQYQKDILQSLSDAVISTDMEGRIVTINDAALQLLGCPLRELNGKNIKYDWEQNLIGRLVWEVVPIENLQFRLQDSLKCGARHYVPEQSLTVGLYVETLYTASLQDSAISAQEPGVCILAISDRNNPQVFIPWNQPLTPLSSLLHESSIQKIDRSINLTVNPLTNPEGGVRGGLVVLEDISQEKRMKTTMYRYLTPGVAEQVMALGEDALMVGERKEVTILFSDIRGYTTLTENLGAAEVVSLLNQYFETMVEAVFNHEGTLDKFIGDALMAVFGAPLPLTENHAWRAVQSALEMRQRLAEFNRRRIIQAQPLIRIGIGISSGDVVSGNIGSRKRMDYTVIGDGVNLSSRLEGVTKEYGCDIVLSEFTYQLCSNRIWVRELDRIRVKGKHQAVNIYELIGDRNMTLDANTQEFLFFYHQGRSAYTERNFQKAIDFFKSAKNIRPRDQAVNIHLERARNYLNHLPDRLWDGVWTMVSK
- a CDS encoding NAD-dependent epimerase/dehydratase family protein translates to MKVLVIGGDGYCGWATALYLSNRGYEVGILDSLVRRHWDNELGVDTLTPIAPIQHRIQRWYDLTGKSIDLFIGDITNYEFLSKALHKFQPEAIVHFGEQRSAPYSMIDREHAVFTQINNVVGTLNLLYAMREDFPDCHLVKLGTMGEYGTPNIDIEEGYITIEHNGRKDTLPYPKQPGSMYHLSKVHDSHNIHFACRIWGLRATDLNQGVVYGVLTEETGMDEMLINRLDYDGVFGTALNRFCIQAAIKHPLTVYGKGGQTRGFLDIRDTVRCVEIAVANPAQPGEFRVFNQFTELFSVGDLAMMVKKAGNALGLNVEINHLENPRVEKEEHYFNAKNTKLLDLGLQPHYLSDSLLDSLLNFSIKYQNRVDKHQILPKVSWRRN